The genomic region gatttgttcacctgtcaggttttggaccacatGGGGcagagcatgtgtgtttggatataacttcattggaccacacttcattattattgttcatttatttgtttgctggaaattagaacttaatttagaaatagttctgaaacaaatctttgtgcttaacaaacgaaataaaaaatgtaggctaatggatgtcttcagtggagtgcgtacaacactgtttccttatccacaaaagagagaaagtaaaagtatagGCAGAATGGAGGaagctcgttctttatcctcgcgctgcagatggtctgtttaactgttttctcgctagtaaagcgttcagttttttcacttccAAAGTCCGTCAATAGGAAATGCGCCttggtgcgacacaactgactcttaaagggaataggagatgagactctgattggcttaTGCTCAAAACACGTCCATAagtcattaaaagaataagcacaacccggTTAGACCATAAACCGTGGGCGCAGAgagtatttttccgtccttaaaatagcaaaagtggattcggacatgccctcaatgcttttgcgccatacgCTTTAGattttgtgcctagattgttaaaatagagcccataaagTTTACACAATTAAGAGATTACTTAGCCGGCAAgttcaacataaaaataaaaaaaactgtcgctaaataaaatgtaaactttgTACTTTAAAGTTTGCTACTTTCTTACATCTTTCCATCTGCATTCCTGTAATGGCATGTAATATAAGTTGTGAAAAATTATtaatgtaaacaatgtattttgtggcaccacaaaataaatgatagagcataatatgaaacgatAGACCTTTAATTTTGTCCATAAGATATTGTCATATATCAGAGCTATTAGTTAAAGGTAGTTAGCTAGTAATTCTAAGGGTTTTTGTATTCGTTTACCCCCGTTTTTGATCTTGATTCTAGTCAGACTgctgttttctgtttttattcttCTCATTATTCAACTTCTTTCTTTTTCCCTCAGAATGACAGAATACAAGCTGGTAGTTGTCGGTGCGGGTGGTGTTGGGAAAAGTGCTCTGACCATCCAGCTCATTCAGAATCACTTCGTAGACGAGTATGATCCTACTATTGAGGTAATATAAagctttttaagattttttttaacttttacatgaaatgtcttaaatggttttattttatgtattatatgtgtatattatatgtatgttatatatattttcttatttaattaattatttattgctgctgttgtctttttattgttataaacctttttgtataataaaaaagttatatttctAAAATGCTTGTACTCTGTAtttgtttttgccatgacataACCAGacaagctgatatggcaataaactctctcactctctttcttTTTTACATGAATTTTTGTTTGAGCATTTTATTGATAGTTTTCAAATGTGTCACACCATTAAGGGAATGTCCCCCCGGCAGGAAAAACATTACTATCTCCCGCTGACCGCCAAGTCATGGGTCTTAGTGATTTcactttttttagccaaaaaatatagcgttactaactgaTGTAAGACACTCTTGGGCCTTGCTTCTGCAGAATTcctatagagcaggggtgcccaaacttggtcctagagggccagtgtcctgcaaagttccAACCCGATCGGACACACCTGGCCTAGCTAATTAAGGCTttcaagcatacaagtttgtATGCTTTTTATTGGATCTCTTCTAATTTGCAGGTTAAGTGCAATTAAAGTATAATGCTGCAGTCACACGAGTTTGAGCATACGAAATTTAGTTgtatggcactgcgaaaaggggcgggattaaacgaaataattagacatttaaaataagcaAGCAGTtgttccatatttaaaatttctgtccagagaggtcatgttttgatctgcGTTTGGTCTCACACAGTAAAGTgacgcgatttcgcaggtcagagttcaccaagcttgaactttgcagcacagtgaactgcgaaacttttCGCACAAACTtgtgtttctggtctgacgcattcgtgtgcatatgactggaagtctatggggagaaaagtccagggTGACCAAAGcttaaattgaaatgcaaagtcAACTTATAAATAGCAGAAATGATTAGATTTCCCCTACCAGCAGATATGAAtctagcaaaaataaaagaaacagggACATGAGGGTTTTAAAtaactgaaaaacagctgcgggtgcaAAATATGGATCGTAATTGCACACAATTGACTGTTTTATGCTGCATTCCTTTGGAGATCCTACTGTAgctgcaattgttttttttttgttttttgtccatCAGCCTTCGCACAGATCATGTAACTGaaaactaggcccacacggaatctgcgcatgcTGAAGTCCGCAGATTTTTGgcccatcattaagtctatttatttacttgtgtaaatgtgtgtacatttgtattcagttttttatttttttttattaatttcagtaatattattgactaatttgaaaatattaatttgatttatttacaatacagtttgtaaagtaattttttctgtcttttagtagatatataatatgagagacttgctttgtttaccaaataagtggatctaattggatttgcattgtaaacattgaataaaaaggtgttatttttttatttcatataatacgtttttagttgtgatactcccaaaatcattctggataaatcttcaaatgttttttttttttttgttttgttttcaaaattctgagcagaaatggcaaaatatgtccgcagattctgtctggccctactgaaAACTATTATTGCATAAACTCTGTGTGATCATTAagcttgttttttgttattatattttttttccacatgcAGGATTCATACAGAAAGCAGGTTGTGATTGATGGAGAGACATGTTTGCTGGATATCCTGGACACTGCAGGTCAGGAAGAGTACAGTGCCATGAGAGACCAGTATATGAGGACAGGAGAGGGATTCCTCTGTGTATTTGCCATCAACAATGCCAAGTCCTTTGAGGACGTACATCTTTACAGGTACCCaatgaaaaatacagacaaaCATCTATCTGTAAAGCTAATTCATCATCAGTTAGCATCAAAAACATTTCTCAGCATTTCTTTTTTTGGAACAATATTTTGAGGAACGataaggtgctttcacacctagacttttgtttcggaatctGGCAcatttccccagttagcgtggttcgtttggcatatgtgaatccagcaattgcactcggatctgcgccaaaacaattggtccgagatcgcctgaatgaggtggtctcggctcgattgaaaccaactctggagcagatcgattgtagtgagaaagcgatacgatccaaaccaggctatatcacagtgatTATGggtatgtaataggcatatatgcgGCTATATAAGGAGAGAATTaggagtagggcgggatgtcatcatTCCCaccggtaaatgtgtgtttcatgtcatATACGAAAAtgaaagcatgttaactattaaTGAGAGCTGTTTATACATATAATTTGAccaaactgcagtcttggtttctgttatttctctctataacgTAAAGCCAataatgcataagccaactgctatgtatgaggaagtcttacctctgatttatatttggtgatgtctgggtgtcactattcaaaactaaagcttttcgcttataatgtcttattgatCACTGCCATGacttaaaataaggacgcatgactgCTGAGCCGGACTTTGAAAAATAAAGCgtggaactctgaccaatgtgaggataGTTTACTTGTTTTACTtgttagaaactttgccatgtgaaagccaaccgcaccaagaacaaagtgcaacattctAACAATCCCTGTTTctgaacaaaacaatcaatctacaggtgtgaaagcccTAAGTCATGAATTAGCTTTAGTTTCCATCAATTACCATTGTATAAACCAAAaattaatgattatttaaatatttttggtcCATACAATGGTAATTGATGGAAACTAAAGCTAATTGGTTACTAATGTTTtcataatcaaattaattaaatatttttatactccttaaaaaaatgagtttttcATATTGAGCAGACTATACTTTAAATATTcttacagttgatgtcagaataattagcccccctgaataattagcccccgtttgtttttttttctgcagtttctTTGtcgcggagagaagatttttcagcacatttctaaacataatggttttaataactcatttctaataactgatttattttatcttcgccatgatgacagtaaataatatttgactagatatttttcaagacacttctatacagcttaaagtgacatttaaaggcttaactaggttaattaggttaactaggcaggttagggtaattaggcaagttattgtataatgatggtttgttctgtagactatcgaaaaaaatatagcttaaagaggctaataattttgaccttaaaatggtttttaaaaaaattcaaacttcttttattctagccaaaataaaacaaataagactttctccagaagaaaaaaatattatcagacaaactgtgaaaatgttcttgctctgttaaacatcatttgggaaatattttaaaaagaaaaaaaattcaaaggagggctaataattctgatttcaatagTATATTAAGTTTCCTTAAATTTTAGGTTGTTTTCTTAAAGCGATAGATCACCCCAAAAAAGCTGATTTTCTTTCACTCAActggttctaaacttttaataatttctttcatcttttgaagaatgttggaaaaagcagctATTGATATCCAAAATAGGAACAAAACATAATTAACGGCATTTTCACAACATTCTTctgtatatcttcctttgtttaacaaagaaagaaagaaactaaaacagttTTTGAAATTTCATTTAAAGCACAGTTTTTGGGTCTGTGTTGTCGTCTTCCTGAAAACATAAATTGTGATCAAATGGCAAGTTGCTACTTGCTACACTAATCTTGTGCTACAAATGACAGGTCAGAGATGTCTATTCAGCATGATGACATCACTTAACATGCTAGCTTCCTTTTTATCTCACTTGAAGTTGACGAATCAGGAAACCAAGGTTGCGTTAGCGTAGCAGAATTTCACAAAGCAGTCTGGGTAAAAAATGAACCACGGTGTGCTTTTGCTTCTGTGCAGGGAGCAAATAAACCGTGTCAAAGACAGCGACAATGTCCCGATGGTGTTGGTGGGGAACAAAAGTGACCTGACTTCTCGTACTGTAGACACACGTCAAGCCCAAGAACTGGCCAGAAGTTACGGGGTCCCGTTTGTTGAGACATCAGCCAAGACGCGTCAGGTGGGTGCAGAATGCtgacataaatatatttgtataacaaaaactacaattactctgcttctctgaattgatttatatagGACAGTTGAATTAATATGCAGTATTTAAGGAAAGtgcatttctaaaataaatgtgtgcaaatgACTTAAAAACGAAAAGTAATCCCTTTTTCACCAAAGAAGTAATTTAGTTACAGTAACTAGATTCTTTCTAAATAATTGCACCCAACAATGGTTGTCAGGAACAAAATCTTACCAAAAGTATGCATTAGTGTGCACATAAAATGAttacattaaatttatttttatttatgttttattccgCTGTTCAGCGTATGATGTTTTGAAACTCAAACTCGCATTGTATGTAAATGGCATACATTTCATTTGGCTCAGCGTTATATTTTTATTGTGGCGGGTGGAGCTGTGCATCTGTGAAGTTGCTCTTCACTAGCTCGGCCTTCAGTTGTGCCATTTGCATTATATTATCTGAATAAACAACTTTTAATAAATTCAGAATAAAACAGAAACTCAGAATAAACAGCATTTATACTGAACTGAATCCGTTTTAATTGaactagaactacaccagcattctacccTACCCTCCCACCAGTCTGACTTGCTTGAATGTTCCACTATTTTAATAATTGTGGCTTTTTGTTCTCTATtcttgttaagctgctttgacactgtaCATTATCAAAAAATGCTATAGaagtaaatatgaatttaattccTCCTCAGTATTAAAGggatcaaccaaaaaaaaaaaaatgaaaatgcacctgcttttgatatatatatattttttatttatttaatttttttaattttattttcactcCCTCAAgcagttccaaacatttatgagtttatttttccTTTCTATTGAGCACAAATGAGGAAAATTTGAACAATGTTGGatactggtaaccattgacctgCATAATATCCGTTTTTTTCTActagggaagtcaatggttaccaatttctaccattctttaaaatgttttgcattcaacagatTAAGGAAAAgcttaagtgtgagtaaatagtcattgttgtgtaaactagggttgtacAATTTACCGGTGCTTCGGTACTTTGGATTTTTACTTGATAAGACTGAACAAAATACAATAgatgagaaaaaagaaaaacactaacAGTAAacactaagaatttttttttactttgtatttGTTTGATAAAAATCTCTTCTTGTAGAAATAATATCGGTACAAATAATAGGGTTTCgataataagggaattataaatttaaatttaattaaatagtatTTGTGACGATTTGCTTTATTTCGTAGATTTCGTAGCGTTATGAATTAATACAGTATCGAGATACTACAttgtatcgtgatacttcagctggtatagtgtCGTGGCCTAAATTtatggtatcgtgacaaccctagtgtATCGCTTATGCCGAGTTTAGACTGCATGCTTTTAGCCTCGatttttgactcgccgacaggttgagaaatcgcagacaaatgcctgaaatcacaggtaaatgGGTGCTCGTTCAAGCGAGTAACAAATCACAcggtatgaactatcaaagacgccatctgagagaatcagatatttggcatgctaaatatctggagctgtctgcgattcaaatcatgctgtgtgaaatgagttttgactgaaaataacatcggcgatcacctacagccaatgagagagcagcttccagaagttaaaagcgctccaTTACAGTTTATTTGGAcacaagaaatggaggaaaaactggtGGAAATTTGTCAGGAGTACCTGTGTCTGGTTGACATGTCatgtgagcaataccacaaccaagtcaaaaaagaaaaaggttgaggtgaaattgctaattcccttcaaagccaggtgagcaaatatgtacattttctatcccattaaaggcttctttcgcatcatgtagttaataacaaaacatttactacgcatttttggttgtgagacgtagtttggataaagctgtcggcgattcttcctattgtaaagtcatgcagtgtgaaactccctgtcgccaatccatcttgcagtgtaaacaaagcagcaacaaaatggtagcccagatagtcatgcagtatgaaaacatctgtgacacgattaCTTTGAagatcatgcagtctgaactctgcattaagCACCCTGATCTTAATGCAATCTGTTAGGTCGTGATCATTCATAGACAACAATAGGCATCAGGACTTAAATCTTGTCTTATATAGTTTGTTATAGTAGAAGACAGCAGATGCCTCACCTGGGATGCTTCAAGTCAAACTAGCATGTTCAATACTTCCTTTGTTCTTTAATAGAAGGTTACGTTAGATCTGTGACacaatagaaacacacacacactcttctgtACACAGCTTGCAAACATAGGGAAATAATCGAGATGATGCTGTTCAGTAGAATTATGTAATGGAGGAAAGATTTGCACAGCTGTGGCAGCAATACTTCAGGATGTTTTGTTACGGGGGGGTTTTTTCTGGAAGTCAGTTGCTAGTTCAACCTGGTCCGTGACATCACACACACCTTATTAATGACGTTAAGCAATTATTGATCAGGAAGCAATGTGTAGTTGTGAGTCAATACAAAATCTGACAGTGAAAAAGTCTGGTTACATTAGAAACAAATTGAAAAGCAGAGCCATGGAATGTAATAACTCAATCTGTGTGAATCTATGGATGTTCCTTTGATTGACATTTAAGAAAAGAATACATGGTCAAAAAAAATAACACTAATCCAAGTATTTCACTTTAAGATCTTAAATGTTATACCATCAACAAAACCCAGCCCTCCAGAAACATCTCAGCAAACCTGAAAGCACACAATGATTGTGATGACAGGAGGACAAGTGTTTGTTGTTTTTCCTGGAAGGGTGAAAAAGTGTGAAAGTCCAAGTTAGTAATTATATAGCATATACAATAAACCTTTTAACCCAAAACTTCTTGTGATTTCTTCTCAGACtgactaatgccgagttcagactttgcgattatttttttattattattttttttaataatatataaagtagtcgcgtcacagatgttttcacactgcatgactatctggggtagcgttttgtcgctgctttgtttgcattgcaagatggatcggcgacaggggggttcacactgcatgactttaaaataggaaatatTGCCGACAACTTATGTCTCGGTCTgaaaactacgtctcacaaccaaacacgcgCGAAAAGTGACACAGAAACAATGTGTGGTAACATAGCATATcatttgttattaactacataatgagaaagaagcctttcatggggtagaaaatgtacatatttgctcacctggctttgaagggaattaacaatttctcctcaactttgaCTTTTTCGGCCCGgatgtggtattgctcagatgacacattAAACAGACATCGCGCTCCttccaaatttacactagtttttcctccatttcttgggtccaaatagactgaaaataagcgtttttaacttctcccccaaacTCCCTCCCGCTGGCCTTCAGGTACatgctagtggatgctgctctctcattggctgtaggtgatcgttgatgttattttcaatcagaacacatttcacacggcatgatatGAATTGCTGACTGCTCCAGAtgtttagcatgccaaatatctcatggaCCTCAACTACTCATCGGCGATTCTTTCAGGTAGCATCTTTGATATTTCATACTGTCATACTGTGTGATCGTTACTCGCATGAACGAGCACCTGTGctttcaggcatttgtcagcgagtcaaaatctgggctaaaatcatgcagtctgaactcggcataaagaGAATTAGTGTGATGATAAAGAGTTAcataattttcaccactagaggatgcatattcacaacaaacaaaggcagaGTTTAATGGTTTGGCTGAGTGTGGAATCTAGGGTTTTGTGGTCTTCTTTAATTCACTAAAGTACTTAAAAGATATCTTTGAAGTGAACCTAGCATTACTCTGCTTTATACTACAAACACAGCTTCCTGTcactcacaggatgtttttttCTCTCATGTGCATTTTTCGTTTTTTAGTAGGTA from Danio aesculapii chromosome 3, fDanAes4.1, whole genome shotgun sequence harbors:
- the zgc:55558 gene encoding GTPase KRas produces the protein MTEYKLVVVGAGGVGKSALTIQLIQNHFVDEYDPTIEDSYRKQVVIDGETCLLDILDTAGQEEYSAMRDQYMRTGEGFLCVFAINNAKSFEDVHLYREQINRVKDSDNVPMVLVGNKSDLTSRTVDTRQAQELARSYGVPFVETSAKTRQGVEEAFYSLVREIRRYKETNRSNKKSKKHTQRRCTLL